Part of the Actinomycetes bacterium genome is shown below.
TCCCAGTGCCGGTCGTCGTGGGCAACGCGACCCAGGTCGTCACGGTCCGGGCGTCCGGGTCCTGGGCCACGGTGGTGGCCTGGCAGCGCGACGCCTCCGGCTGGCACCGGGTGCTGAGCACGACCGCGGCCAGGATCGGCGCCAACGGGGTCACCAGCGGCGCCACCCGCCGTCAGGGGACGAACACCACGCCGACCGGGACCTACACCCTGACCCAGGCGTTCGGGATCCTGGCCAACCCCGGGGCCCGGTTGCCCTACCACCGGGTGGGGCCGGACGACTGGTGGGTCGAGGACAACAACAGCCGCTGGTACAACAGCCTGCGCCAGGCCTCGGCCGGCGGCTTCGACACCGCGCTGCCGGAGTCCGCCGTCAACGGCAGCGAGCACCTGATCCGGCACATCGGGCAGTACGACTACGCGGTGGTGATCGACTACAACATGCACCCGGCGGTGCTGTACCGGGGCGCGGGCATCTTCTTGCATGTCTCGGACGGCTACCCGACGGCCGGCTGCGTCGCGGTGCCCAGGACCACCCTGGTGACGATCCTGCGCTGGCTCAACCCGGGCGCCCACCCCCGGATAGCCATCGGCTGACCCGAGCCCGCTGCTCCGGGCTCCGGCGTGTCCTCATGGATCCTTCATGCGGCGGGGCTTCACTCAGCGGCGCCGACGGCTGGGCAGCTGCCCGCCGGACCGGAAGCGAACCGAAGGGAAATGTCTGTGGCCGCGTCGCCAGCCAAGCGCCGTCGAGTTCTTCGCCTGCTGCGCACCGTGGTGGTGGTCGTCCTGGTCCTGCTGCTGCCGGTGGGCTGGTCCCTCGGCCGGGCGGTGACCGCGCCGGGGACCGACAGCATGGCGGCTCGGGTGGCCGAGTGGGGTCGTGACCACGGGATGGGCGCGCTGGTCACCG
Proteins encoded:
- a CDS encoding L,D-transpeptidase family protein, with the protein product MRLPFPVPVVVGNATQVVTVRASGSWATVVAWQRDASGWHRVLSTTAARIGANGVTSGATRRQGTNTTPTGTYTLTQAFGILANPGARLPYHRVGPDDWWVEDNNSRWYNSLRQASAGGFDTALPESAVNGSEHLIRHIGQYDYAVVIDYNMHPAVLYRGAGIFLHVSDGYPTAGCVAVPRTTLVTILRWLNPGAHPRIAIG